The Pseudomonadota bacterium genome has a window encoding:
- a CDS encoding DUF4136 domain-containing protein: MTKAKITLRIIIPATALALAGCTTPFKADVARFQQLPPPQGQSFTVVPADPSLVGSIEFGQYASIVASELQRRGYAPATDPAAADLVVSFDYIVDGGRERIRSTPGFGPGFGAFGPGFGGFGFGRFNRFGWGGFGPWGGFGGFGGGFTDVRSYTVYNSELDLKIDRVADNLRVFEGRAQAQSRSNNLTYLVPNLVEAMFADFPGNSGETVRVSLDDEKVKVKTLNRQR, encoded by the coding sequence ATGACCAAGGCGAAAATCACATTACGCATCATCATCCCCGCGACCGCTCTGGCGCTGGCCGGTTGCACCACCCCGTTCAAGGCCGATGTGGCCCGGTTCCAGCAATTACCACCGCCACAGGGACAGAGCTTCACCGTGGTTCCCGCCGATCCCAGCCTGGTCGGCAGCATTGAATTCGGTCAATATGCCAGTATCGTCGCCAGCGAGCTGCAGCGGCGCGGCTATGCTCCCGCTACGGACCCGGCCGCCGCCGATCTGGTCGTCAGCTTTGATTATATTGTCGATGGCGGTCGTGAACGCATTCGCTCCACGCCCGGCTTCGGACCGGGATTTGGCGCTTTCGGACCGGGATTTGGCGGTTTTGGCTTTGGCCGGTTTAACCGCTTCGGCTGGGGCGGGTTCGGCCCATGGGGCGGCTTTGGCGGTTTTGGCGGTGGCTTCACCGATGTCCGCAGCTACACCGTATATAATTCCGAGCTTGACCTGAAGATCGACCGTGTGGCCGATAATCTGCGCGTCTTTGAAGGCCGCGCCCAGGCACAGTCGCGCAGCAACAATCTGACCTATCTCGTCCCCAATCTGGTCGAGGCTATGTTTGCCGATTTCCCGGGCAATTCGGGGGAGACGGTGCGCGTCTCGCTCGATGATGAAAAGGTCAAGGTCAAGACGCTGAACCGGCAAAGGTAG
- a CDS encoding murein transglycosylase A, protein MRTSRNRTAKGRNLAIGLCAILVAAISVSACAGLIPAGVASTQTPDDMTGDRAAVPQKAPPIITAAAGEAITAEVEIPVRARDLPLQLGPSLFELPITADDARGALNAFRTSCPSLLNREDRSGLTRRADWSDACAAANGWREDDAASFFQIHFETIQVSDGSAFATGYFEPEIAGSRTRRPGYDVPVYARPADLVEVDLGQFVDDWKGKRVRGRVEQGKLVRYADRAMIEDGALDGRDLEIAWAADPVEFFFLQIQGSGRLVTPEGEIIRIGYNGQNGHDYLGIGRVLREEGRLEPGQASLQGIQQWLRDNPEEGRVLMRRNASYIFFRELKGPGPLGSLGWPVRGEDSAAVDPAYVPMGAPVFLSMDRGEPNGLWVAQDTGGAIRGANRFDTFWGAGSRARAIAGGMAARGRALILVPLGTFDRLRQESGTGAAAP, encoded by the coding sequence ATGCGCACTTCCCGTAACCGCACAGCAAAAGGCCGCAATCTGGCCATCGGCCTGTGCGCCATTCTGGTGGCGGCAATATCGGTTTCTGCCTGTGCCGGACTGATCCCTGCGGGCGTGGCCTCGACGCAGACCCCGGACGATATGACTGGTGACCGTGCCGCCGTGCCGCAAAAGGCGCCGCCGATCATCACAGCCGCTGCGGGCGAGGCAATCACTGCCGAAGTTGAAATACCAGTGCGTGCGCGCGATTTGCCGCTGCAGCTCGGGCCATCACTGTTCGAACTGCCGATCACCGCTGATGATGCGCGCGGCGCGTTGAATGCCTTTCGCACCAGCTGCCCGTCTTTGCTCAACCGGGAGGATCGCTCGGGTCTGACCCGGCGCGCCGACTGGTCGGATGCCTGCGCCGCCGCCAATGGCTGGCGTGAGGATGATGCCGCAAGCTTCTTCCAGATCCATTTCGAGACGATACAGGTCAGCGATGGCAGCGCCTTTGCCACCGGTTATTTCGAGCCGGAAATAGCAGGATCGCGCACCCGGCGTCCGGGTTACGACGTGCCGGTTTATGCCCGTCCCGCTGATCTGGTCGAGGTTGATCTCGGTCAGTTTGTCGACGACTGGAAGGGCAAGCGGGTGCGCGGGCGCGTCGAACAGGGCAAGCTGGTGCGCTATGCCGACCGCGCGATGATCGAGGATGGCGCGCTGGACGGGCGCGATCTGGAAATCGCTTGGGCCGCTGATCCGGTGGAATTCTTCTTCCTGCAGATTCAGGGCTCTGGCCGTTTGGTGACGCCCGAAGGCGAGATTATCCGCATCGGCTATAACGGCCAGAACGGCCATGATTATCTTGGCATTGGACGGGTGTTGCGTGAGGAAGGGCGGCTCGAGCCAGGGCAGGCCAGCCTGCAGGGTATCCAGCAATGGTTGCGCGACAATCCGGAGGAGGGCCGGGTGCTGATGCGGCGCAATGCCAGCTATATTTTCTTCCGTGAACTGAAAGGGCCGGGTCCGCTCGGTTCGCTGGGCTGGCCGGTCAGGGGCGAGGACAGCGCCGCCGTCGATCCGGCCTATGTGCCGATGGGGGCACCTGTGTTTCTGTCAATGGACCGGGGTGAGCCCAATGGCCTATGGGTGGCGCAGGATACCGGCGGTGCGATCAGGGGCGCGAACCGTTTCGATACTTTCTGGGGCGCGGGCAGCCGTGCCCGTGCCATAGCCGGCGGCATGGCGGCGCGCGGTCGGGCGCTGATATTGGTGCCGCTGGGAACATTTGACCGGCTGCGCCAGGAAAGCGGGACCGGGGCAGCGGCGCCATGA
- the secB gene encoding protein-export chaperone SecB, whose product MAEDEGTITSENLTANGNDTAPAVGIISQYVKDMSVENPNAPDSMQWTTQPQIDVQFNIGSRKLNDEVHEIELKITATAKGDQGTAFIVELAYAALIGMRNVPEDQVQPFLFAEAPRIIFPFARRILADAVRDAGFPPLMLEPIDFNALYLQQRAAHEQQQAGEQPTGNA is encoded by the coding sequence ATGGCCGAAGATGAAGGCACCATCACATCCGAAAACCTGACCGCCAATGGCAATGACACCGCACCGGCTGTCGGTATCATCTCGCAATATGTCAAAGACATGTCGGTAGAAAATCCGAATGCGCCGGACTCGATGCAATGGACCACCCAGCCGCAGATCGACGTCCAGTTCAACATCGGCTCGCGCAAGCTCAATGACGAGGTGCATGAGATCGAACTCAAGATCACCGCGACAGCCAAGGGCGATCAGGGCACCGCATTCATCGTCGAGCTGGCCTATGCCGCGCTGATCGGCATGCGCAATGTGCCTGAGGATCAGGTCCAGCCCTTCCTGTTTGCCGAAGCGCCGCGGATTATCTTCCCCTTTGCTCGCCGTATTCTCGCCGATGCGGTGCGCGATGCCGGTTTCCCGCCGCTGATGCTCGAGCCAATCGATTTCAACGCACTGTATCTGCAACAGCGCGCCGCACATGAGCAGCAGCAAGCCGGCGAGCAGCCGACGGGCAATGCCTGA
- a CDS encoding Tim44/TimA family putative adaptor protein, whose translation MSPEIIILAMIAAFLGLRLYSVLGKRTGHEQEQPSRGRLDRSMPERTVPENAPNDREPQPVTGQDAQNVTEFNPAVETAAEDGLRKIANADRQFNPVRFLAGAKTAYGMILDAFWTGNKDDLESLTDEDVYASFAQVIDDREARGETLENRLVRIEKAVIADAELDGRIARITVRIDADIASVVRDRDGEMIAGSLTDAVETHDIWTFARDIRSDEPNWVLVETDEA comes from the coding sequence GTGTCACCGGAAATCATCATTCTTGCCATGATCGCAGCTTTTCTGGGCCTGCGCCTGTATTCCGTGCTTGGTAAACGCACCGGTCATGAACAGGAACAGCCTTCGCGTGGTCGGCTTGACCGCTCGATGCCCGAGCGCACGGTGCCCGAAAATGCCCCCAATGATCGCGAACCGCAGCCGGTTACGGGCCAGGATGCGCAAAATGTGACCGAATTCAACCCGGCTGTGGAAACCGCTGCCGAAGACGGGTTGCGCAAGATTGCCAATGCCGATCGCCAGTTCAATCCGGTGCGTTTCCTTGCCGGTGCCAAGACCGCTTATGGCATGATTCTCGATGCCTTCTGGACCGGCAACAAGGATGACCTTGAGTCGCTTACCGATGAAGATGTCTATGCCAGCTTTGCCCAGGTCATCGATGATCGCGAAGCGCGCGGCGAGACTTTGGAAAACCGGCTGGTGCGGATCGAAAAGGCGGTCATCGCCGATGCCGAGCTGGATGGCCGGATTGCCCGGATCACGGTACGCATCGATGCCGATATCGCCTCGGTGGTGCGTGATCGCGATGGCGAGATGATCGCCGGTTCGCTCACCGATGCGGTGGAAACGCATGATATCTGGACCTTTGCCCGCGATATCCGCAGCGATGAACCCAATTGGGTGCTGGTCGAAACCGACGAAGCCTGA
- the murJ gene encoding murein biosynthesis integral membrane protein MurJ — protein MNLLRATGTIGGLTMVSRLFGFVRDILLARILGAGLAADAWQLAFQMPNIFRRLFAEGAFSAAFVPLFNRRMHGKQGDAGADDADDSAPDRVAAQQFVTDIVSVLVPTLILFSALFMVAMPGVIWLIAGDFSGGDDAVRKAELSTILARIAFPYLAFMSLTTLLAGILNSLSRFAAAAAAPILLNICLITALVAGALSGAGEAMTVRTAYYLAFAVSVSGLLQMLWLGYWVRKSGFAICLDRPRLNSNVRELGVLIFPAIFGAGIYQISRFVDLFFVARLPEGSLTYLAMADRLNQLPLGIIGIALGTAILPALSRLIASDNPDGASRLQTNAIELSMLLTIPAAFALYVASWPVAGAFYVGGNFTQEDGATTANVISALVIGLPAYVLVKVLVPGFFARKDTRTPVVTAGISLIINISLNLLLIPILGIIGLALAGAISAWCNTLMLYGVLHWRGHYRLPLVLVLRLLRIALAAAVMAGVMIAVMPYGTVFFTGSTIERIVSLAVLVLTGLIVYGLAAWFGGAVDRDRIRLLTSRKAADDSATTE, from the coding sequence ATGAATCTGCTTCGGGCCACCGGAACTATAGGCGGACTGACCATGGTCAGCCGCCTGTTCGGTTTCGTCCGCGACATATTGCTGGCACGAATACTCGGCGCCGGGCTTGCCGCCGATGCCTGGCAGCTGGCCTTCCAGATGCCCAACATCTTCCGGCGACTGTTCGCCGAAGGGGCCTTTTCCGCCGCCTTTGTGCCGCTGTTCAACCGCCGCATGCATGGCAAACAGGGCGATGCCGGCGCAGACGATGCGGATGATAGCGCACCGGATCGCGTCGCCGCCCAGCAATTCGTCACCGATATCGTCTCGGTGCTGGTACCGACGCTGATCCTGTTCTCCGCGCTGTTCATGGTTGCCATGCCCGGCGTGATCTGGCTGATCGCCGGAGATTTTTCCGGCGGTGACGATGCCGTGCGCAAGGCAGAGCTCAGCACCATATTGGCGCGGATCGCCTTTCCCTATCTCGCCTTTATGAGCCTGACGACATTGCTGGCGGGGATTTTGAACAGCCTGTCGCGCTTTGCCGCCGCCGCGGCAGCACCGATATTGCTCAACATCTGCCTGATTACCGCGCTGGTCGCCGGCGCACTCTCCGGTGCGGGTGAGGCAATGACGGTGCGCACCGCCTATTATCTCGCTTTTGCGGTATCGGTGTCGGGGCTGCTCCAGATGCTGTGGCTGGGCTATTGGGTGCGCAAAAGCGGTTTTGCCATCTGCCTCGATCGCCCGCGACTCAACAGCAATGTGCGCGAACTGGGCGTGCTGATCTTTCCCGCCATTTTCGGTGCCGGCATCTACCAGATCAGCCGCTTTGTCGACCTGTTCTTCGTCGCCCGCCTGCCCGAGGGTTCGCTCACCTATCTCGCCATGGCCGACCGGCTCAACCAGCTGCCGCTGGGGATTATCGGTATTGCGCTGGGTACCGCGATCCTGCCGGCGCTGTCGCGGCTGATCGCCAGCGACAATCCGGACGGCGCAAGCCGGTTGCAGACCAATGCCATCGAGCTGTCGATGCTGCTCACCATTCCCGCCGCCTTTGCCCTTTATGTCGCGTCATGGCCGGTGGCTGGTGCATTCTATGTCGGCGGCAATTTCACCCAGGAGGATGGCGCAACCACCGCCAATGTCATTTCCGCGCTGGTCATAGGCCTTCCTGCCTATGTTTTGGTCAAGGTGCTGGTGCCCGGCTTTTTCGCCCGCAAGGACACCCGTACCCCGGTTGTCACCGCAGGTATCTCGCTGATCATCAACATCTCGCTCAACCTGCTGCTGATCCCGATATTGGGGATTATCGGCCTGGCGCTGGCCGGAGCGATCAGCGCCTGGTGCAACACGCTGATGCTCTATGGCGTACTGCATTGGCGCGGCCATTACCGGCTGCCACTGGTGCTGGTGCTGCGGCTGCTGCGTATCGCGCTGGCGGCGGCGGTGATGGCCGGGGTGATGATCGCGGTAATGCCCTATGGCACGGTGTTTTTCACCGGATCGACGATAGAGCGGATTGTCTCGCTCGCGGTACTGGTACTGACCGGGTTGATCGTCTATGGCCTCGCCGCATGGTTTGGCGGTGCGGTCGACCGCGACCGGATCAGGCTGCTGACCAGCCGCAAGGCCGCCGACGACAGCGCCACAACCGAATAA
- the trpS gene encoding tryptophan--tRNA ligase, with translation MRVVSGIQPTGNLHLGNYLGAIKKWVAMQDQMECLFFLADLHAITVYNEPQTLAENSREMAAALVACGVDPERAVLFNQARVPGHAELAWLLFCTARIGWLNRMTQFKEKSGKNREGSSVGLFAYPVLQAADVLIYGATHVPVGEDQKQHLELARDIATKFNTDFDTELFTLPDPIIEGPATRVMSLRDGSAKMSKSDPSDMSRINLTDEDDAIVKKVKKAKTDPEPLPDSMDGLEGRSEATNLIGIMAALTDQSPEAVLADFAGQGFGAFKPALAEVVVETLRPIRERFVALKHDPAAIDEILQRGAATARERAAPTLAAAYRALGLQID, from the coding sequence ATGCGCGTGGTTTCAGGCATTCAGCCGACAGGCAATCTGCACCTTGGCAACTATCTTGGCGCGATCAAAAAATGGGTGGCGATGCAGGACCAGATGGAATGCCTGTTTTTCCTTGCCGATCTGCACGCGATCACTGTCTATAACGAGCCGCAGACACTGGCCGAGAATAGCCGCGAAATGGCGGCGGCGCTGGTCGCCTGTGGCGTCGACCCAGAACGGGCGGTGCTGTTCAATCAGGCGCGGGTACCCGGTCATGCCGAGCTGGCCTGGCTATTATTCTGCACCGCGCGGATCGGCTGGCTCAACAGGATGACCCAGTTCAAGGAAAAGTCGGGCAAGAATCGCGAGGGTTCCAGTGTTGGGCTTTTTGCCTATCCGGTGCTGCAGGCAGCCGATGTGCTGATCTACGGCGCCACCCATGTGCCGGTGGGCGAAGACCAGAAGCAGCATCTTGAACTGGCGCGTGATATCGCCACCAAGTTCAATACCGACTTCGATACCGAGCTGTTCACCCTTCCCGATCCGATTATCGAGGGGCCAGCGACCCGGGTGATGAGCCTGCGCGACGGTTCGGCCAAAATGTCCAAGTCCGACCCGTCGGATATGAGCCGGATCAACCTGACCGATGAGGATGACGCTATCGTCAAGAAGGTCAAAAAGGCGAAGACAGACCCCGAACCGCTTCCTGACAGCATGGACGGGCTGGAAGGACGCTCCGAAGCGACCAATCTGATCGGCATCATGGCGGCCCTGACCGACCAAAGCCCGGAGGCGGTGCTTGCCGATTTTGCAGGACAGGGCTTTGGCGCGTTCAAACCGGCGCTTGCGGAAGTGGTGGTCGAGACATTGCGACCGATCCGCGAACGTTTCGTCGCGCTCAAACATGATCCGGCGGCAATCGACGAGATTTTACAGCGCGGCGCGGCCACGGCACGCGAACGCGCTGCCCCGACTCTGGCCGCTGCCTATCGCGCCCTTGGCTTGCAAATAGACTGA